ACAGCTGGTGTCACCACACCGCTCTATGTTGCTCGGAGTGTGAGGTAAGTACCCAGTTTATGCTGTTTGGTTTTATACGTTTAACTGTAGTGATATAACTGTGCTTTTGCACGTGTTGTTGCAGATTGAAAGGAGCCCTGGTGAGTAAGGTGAATGGGGAACTCTGGGAGCTTGGACGACCCCTAGAGGCAGACTGTGAACTACAACTTCTGGGGTTTGATACAACTGAGGGAAAGCAGGTAATTACACAGTTCCCCTCTGTTAACTTCCTTTAAGTATGTGCGGTCTTCCCTATTTGACCTGTAAGTGTGATGTTGATGAAAGATGAGTTTTGAagcgtttcttttttttaaaaaacattttctctttctcacctCATTCAGCATCATCGTAAGTTAGAAAATAAAGATGTTAACATGCCATGTAACATGACAAACAAAAATTGAAACAACACTTTAACTGGGACCAGCAGTAGTGGGATGAGAGCATCTTTGTGTTTCCTTGCTGTTTTACTCTACCATCCCAACATTACCGTCTAGATGTCTTTGGCGCTCACTCATTACGACCGTTGATTTCACAGGCAGCCTGGAGAACAGGGGCATGCGTCCTCGGTGGAGTCCTGGAGGGCATGTTTGGTGCTGAGGTGTGCAGAGAAGGAACATCAGAGTTCGGGCTTTTCTGTGATTACCTGTTGGACAACAGGTGATTATTTTTGCCAGGTTGTCTATCAGATATGAGCTCTGTCACAACTTCATCTTTGTGTGCTCACAAACGCACAAGAGGTGGGGGTAGTTATATGATGgttgttatttcagtttttcagctttgtttgtttaaaagaaaaaaaaatcctgaccttttaaaataaattgtatATCTTTTTTATTCATGAATTTAATTAGttcctcatttttatttatatgcatgtgtctgtgtataGCTGTTCATTATTATGTGCTGCTTTAATGACACATTTTTCACCTTATGTAACCCGTGCCAGCTGCTTGACCTGTATCGCATGCTCCTGATTCTGACTAAACTGCAGCTGAAGTTTTGCCTGAATGTGACTTCATCTACAGTTCTTTGTCTCTGAGTGATGTGGAGGCGAGGTGTAAGGAGGCGGCAGCACTCAAACTTCCTCTCTCTAGACTGGAGCTGAGCATAGAAGAGGTCCAAGAGCTATTCCAGGTCTGCAACATGCTCTGTTtgttataatataataatataatattgatGATAGACATTTTCGCCATGCCGAGGCTACATTTTCAGTGTTGACACATCTTTCTTTAATTCTTTATGTAGAGGAGGTAAGTCTTAACTATCAAATCACTGTGACACAACTGTTCAAGCTCCTTCCTCACACTTTGACTACATCAGCCTATATTAGGCCAGAAAGCAGGAAAGTTTTGTTATTtgatataatatttatttccaCTGTAAAAAACACTGGTGGTGTAGCAGCATTGTGCCATGCTGGCTTGAAGCGTATCTGAGTAACCTTTGATAGGATATGAATAGCAGTTATGTTAGTCGCTGTTTAAGTGTGACTCCTGTTTTGGGGCCAACTGTGATATTTTTCTGTCCTTGTGTCCATGTTGAACttaaaatcagttttctgtgttttcttcttaCAGAGCAGTAAGCTGAGGCCGCAGTTTGCTGAAGAGCAGATGAATGGCGCCACTGTCACAGTATACAGGCACGTAGGAAAACTTACCTGCCAGTGATTTAAAACACTCACCAGTAAATTAACTGGTTTCAACCTTTCTGTGTGGCTCAGGTGTGGAGACACTATAGGTGTCTGCAATGGCCCCCTCCTCCCACACACAGGCCTCCTCACAGTCTTCAAGATGCTGCAGGTATGTGGTTGTGTTTGTGCATCCATTCTGTCCTCTGCTCGTCTTTCTGTTGTCTCTTTGTGTGTTTCACTGCcagtttatgtattttattgttttgtttttcttaactcaAGAATTGAGGCTATTCCTATGAAAACTGTATTTCATATGGCAGTGCTATCATGATTTTTCACAGTCAAACAATATAATCAAGAGTTTGACTACAATGAAAGAGGCTGTGTCATCTCATCAgttaaaatctgttttatttgGACCTTCGTGGCTCTCTGTCAAATGGGACACATGCTGTGTGAGTGGAATTTTCCTCATCCATATTGAtccagggagagaggaaagttTCCATACCGAGCTGTCACTGGGCAGACTGGGATTCCACAACAGAAAGGGCCTGGAAATATCAGCAGCAGGATGTTGTGTTTGTCAGAGGCCAGATTTCTGTTCTGGGCTCTTACAAACACACGGCCATCCGTCAGACGTGCTGTCGCTCTCATAACTTTCTCTTTTGCACGTCCATGTTCACCCATTATTTTCTCCCCACTTTTCATCTCTGTACCATTCCAGCTGTCCTCTGTGACCCTGGCCAATCAGACGGAGTCCTCGGGTTTGACACGACTGTTAGGTGTGGCCTTTCCAGgtgagaaagagaaggaggagtgGGAGAGGGAGCAGGAGGAAGCGAGAAGGCGGGACCACAGACGTATCGGGACGGTAAGACAGAAACCGTACATGGGTACAGAAGATGATGCTACCTTAAAAAGTGAAATAAGAACCTTTTCATTTTCTTACACAGGACCAGGAGCTGTTCTTCTTCAATGAAGTCAGTccaggaagttgtttctttctgcCTAAAGGAGCCCACATCTACAACACACTCACGGACTTCATTAAGGTGTATTATTTGTTTGAGCTTATATTTGAATCCCTTAGAACTGCACCATCACAACCTTGTTACACCTGTAGAAAGCGTTTACAGATAAGAAATTGTATGACTATAGCTCAGGGACTATGTGAGCAGAAACAAAGGGTCGTGGATAAACATGTCATCAAACCTGTCTCCTAATTCACATTTGGCCTGGGCCTCTCACTGCCTGGTTTTGGCTTTAAAGAATGAACACAGCGTTACACGGGAAACATTTTTTCTGTAGTTAGTTTGCCTGTTTGTTGTACATCAAAAGTTGTTTAATCAAAAATCAAGAAATAACTGTATGATGGTTCAAATTTACTATCTGCTTGCAGAAAAAACCTGTTAAATGAGCTCCGGCCCTTTTCAGCACTGCTTATGCAACTAAAACCAAAAAATCCCCCACGTGCTTTAATTTGATTATCCAAAATCCAACTGTGACCTTAGTTGGTTTTATATAATGATAAAATGCCGCTTATGCAGGAAGTTGTTCATtgagtgtgtgtatttattgaaTATTGTCCATTTAAACTTAATAACACGCATCAACATGTGCTGTGCTGATTGTAATGCTGAGGTCATACGTGTTCATGTCAGTGGTCAGGATGTCAGCCTTTTTAGCCTTCAGTCTCTATGCTGTTTGACCCTGTGACCATTTGACCCTGTCCTCCACTCATTGTCACACAAGTCCTTCCTTCCTGACCTCTCATAGTGCGAATACCGAAGGCGAGGGTTCACTGAGGTCGTGACCCCAACGCTGTACAGCACTGCGTTATGGGAGCGCTCGGGCCACTGGGAGCACTACAGCGAGAACATGTTCACTGTGAAATCAGAGGGCTCTCAGACCTACGCTCTCAAACCCATGAACTGTCCTGCACActggtgaacacacacacacacacacacacacacacacacacacacacacacacacacacacacacacacacacacacaccttaccTACCTGTGCTCAGGTGTCTTTGCAGAGACTGACTCTCCTTTGTTGTGTTCAGCCTGATGTTTGAGCAGCGCGTTCGCTCGTGGAGAGAGCTCCCTCTGCGATGGGCCGACTTCGGGGCGCTGCATCGTAACGAGCTCTCCGGCGCTCTGGGAGGTCTCACTCGCGTTCGCAGGTTCTGCCAGGATGACGCCCACATATTTTGTACACCTGAACAGGTACGCAAACAGGCAGATGATCTCTCGTTTCTAAACCATGGCATGTTTAAGTGGGACAGACGCTGTAAACGAGACCCACGTGGAACCGCATTTCAGTGATTAGATGGGCTGTGTAAATGACTCCTGAGACATTCCAGGAAGCTTTAGCCTGGATGAATGAAGGTCTTTGTCCTTTTCAGACTTTGCACCTCCGTATGTAAGCCTTTGTGGCTCTGCAGTAAATCTGATCCCCTACATGGAGTCCTGCAGCCTTCCCATGATACTgttctttcagcctttctgttTGCACCTTGTTAATTCAGAGACGGTGGTCACATGATGATCACCACTATGTCAGCCTGAGAAATTCGATCTTGGTTTGATTTTTACGCTCTCAGTTCTTGTTGGTCTCTCAGCTGTGTACActtttctgttattattatgTCCTCATGTCGACCTCTTCctgacttttctttcttttttcccagcTGGAAGAAGAGATTGTGACTTGTTTGGACTTTGTGAGGAGCGTCTATCAAGTGTTTGGGTTTTcctttcactgcctgctgtctACGCGACCTACACCGTGCCTGGGGGAGCCTGAACAGTGGGACACCGCTGAGCAGGTAAACAGACACGTTGACACACTCTCCATCATATTGTGTGCTAAAAGCAGTCCTAGACAGACACAGCTGTTCagcgtgtgtgtatatatgtgtactctTGAGTGGCAGCCAGGGGGGAGGCATTTCCACTTAACCTATCAGTTATGTAAGTGGTACTTTCCAGTCGAGAGCTGCTTTGCGTCAGGCTGTTGGGTAGATGTATATCTCCAAATCCCCTGAGCACCTTTTAAATGGGCACAGCAGCATTCTAAGCTGATTCAATTGAGTGTAATTTAACATAACAGTTCTGAGCCTGCACCGTTCAAACACAGACACGGCGATCATAATGTGCTTTAATGTACTTATATTCTGTCATGCAACTACTTGCTTACTGTGgtctttggtgtgtgtgtgtgtgtgtgtgtgtgtgtgtgtgtgtgtgtgtgtgtgtgtgtgtgtgtgtgtgtgtgtgtgtgtgtgtgtgtgtgtgtgtgtgtgtgtgtgtgtgtgtgtgtgtagcagtTAGAGAGGAGTCTGCAGCAGTTTGGTGAACGCTGGGAATTAAACCCAGGAGACGGAGCCTTCTACGGACCAAAGGTCAGTGAGAAGGAAGACTTGCACTTAATGGACTCAGGAGTAAATGTTGTTTATCACCGTTTGTTTACACCAAACCATTGTGACATCAGTTTAGTCCCTCTGTTCCTCCTTAATGTAAAAAACTTTaagggaatgtgtgtgtgtgtttgtttggggtttttttttatgttgaagCAGTATTAATGATAGGATTATTTGATTTACCAGGAGAGCTGATTAGCTTAGCATATTGACTCAGAAATGGTGGAAGCAGCTACTTTTGGGACAGCTACCAGCACCTCTAAAGCAAGCCAAGAAATGGTACATTATGGTTTTAGGGTGGTCTCCATGTGGGAAAATTCTTTATCAGGTATAGCAACTTCCAAGTCTTAACTAtttaacacaatgccacaatATTCCCAGGAGTGAACGTCCCAGGAAATTCACCCCAGGGTCAGTCCATGCAATGTTCAGAAAAACCCAAGgtctacatctcagactctacagtcCTCGGCTAGcctgttaaatgttaaaagttgTGACAGTACAGTTATAAAAAGACTGAACATGTATGACTTGTTTAGAAgagttgccaggagaaagcctcttctgtCTAAAAAGAACGTAAAAGCActgcttaggtttgcaaagttctGAATAAACCAGAGACCTCTGTAACAATGTCCTTTAGACAGAAGAatccaaagtggagatgtttggtcaTAATGCACGGCAGCACATTTGCAAAATACCGAAcgcagcatatcagcacaaacacctcatagcagctgtcaagcacggtggtggaggggtgatgatttgggcttgttctGGGGCCCCAGGGTCTGGGCCCCTTCTTGAGATGACCAGATGCAATGGGACAACAACTTaatgcacagcagcaaatctacaacagcccagttaaagtccagacctcaacctgattgaaactcagtgtaaagaagagtgggctaGGACTCTACAGTTGTTGCTCTACAAGCTAATGAATACTGGGCTGCACTCAGTTTTTTCCACAGCAGTCCAGTGAAACCTTTGTTTCTCACAAGCCTGTAACAATGTGTTCATCGGCTTTAGAGGTGCTGGTAGGTAGATCTTTTTCCCTTTGATACAGAGCCAagctttcattttctcttcatTATCTCTGAAATCTTGGGAGAACAACAAACAAGTGAATTTCTCAAGTTTTCACAATAATACAATTAGATTTAATGATTCTAATTCCTCTAAAAGGGATTTAGTCATGTTGCAACGCAGATTAAAGACATCTTTGTTCTGCTTCGGCTCTGCACAGAGAAACTAAGGACACTAATTATTGCAGTTCACAGAATATTTagaggttttgtgtgtgtgtatttttatttgtttgtttgtttgtttgtttgtttttgtttatttttaaatgaaattgaaaCTACAGTGCAGCAATGACCTTTGTTTTTTGGGCGGGAGGGGTTGAGGAGACTTAGTTTATCTTTCCAAGAAGAAGTCAGCCTCAGAAACGTCAGCGTGCTCATGTGGAAGCACTGAGAGGAGGCGATGGGTGAAGTCAGGTTGAGCTTAAACGCTATCCAGGATTTTTAAACCACAATCTAAGCAGCTAATCAGCTTCTCAGAAACCCATTTCTAATGATTCAGTGCACAAAAAGGTACTTTGTCTCAGAGCGCTAAACTGGAAGGGAAAAGTGAAGCCCAGTAATAACACATGCCTTCATGTTTCATCAGATTGACATCCAGATCAAAGATGCTATTGGCAGACAGCACCAGTGTGCCACGATCCAGCTGGACTTCCAGCTGCCAATCAGATTTGACCTTCAGTACGTCGGGTGAGTCACTCATAAATTTCAGTAGTTGGCATTCAATCTCTTTAACATTCCTGcatctgcactgatttaaaCCACTGCTCCGTTACAGTTGGCCACTTCTTTTTGTTGAGAATGCATCTTCGTGTATATGTATCCAGTAATTACTCGGGATAAGATTGCACAAGTCTAACTTGGGGAGCTAATTTGATGATGAAACATTAGCCCTTTATTGGATTTATCAGCTCAAGCGTGTCGAATTTTCTGTTTGCCCTCAACTAGTCTGCCTTACTTCTTTTGGTCCACATCTACTGAAGTGTTTCTGATTATAATCTGATTAGATAATATGTTCAAACATAGATATGTGTCCCAATGTAGCACAGTTTATAGGAAAAGTAGGTTAGAAATAAGCAACAGAGATCTGCATATTTACTTCCACTCAGCTACTTCACTTCAGTATAATGTGAAGTTCACAATACTGTCAAGAAGAGTATTTGTGTCTGTAGCTTTGCCACACTGCACCACCTCCTGATCTCTTTTTTTGTAACCTTTCTCTCAGACGAGACGGACAGTTGCACAGACCAGTAATGATCCACAGAGCAGTGCTGGGATCACTGGAGAGGATGATCGCCATACTGGCTGAAAACTTTGGAGGGAAATGGTGAGAAGATGATGATAATACACAAAATCTGATTATACCCTGTTAGTGGGATTATTGACCTGTAGCTGTACGCTAACCTGTCACACCTCTCTGTGCCTCACCCAGGCCTCTGTGGCTGTCTCCGGCTCAGGTCGCAGTTATTCCTGTGGGGGGCAACAATGAGTCGTACGGCAGGCAGGTTAGTGTCTGATGGAAACTTGCTTCGGGTGCATAAGCAGACAAAGTGAACTTTCATCCTGCCATGATTAATGTGTTCTTTAATATAAGAGGTAGATTACAGATACAGTCTTAAAAGAATGAATCCCTCTCTCTATCCTGTTAAGGTGGTCCAGCAGTTCCATGAAGCTGGCTTTATGGCAGATCTGAATGACGATGAGGGAGCCACCTTAAATAAGAAGATCCGCTCTGCTCAGCTCGCCCAGTATAACTACATATTTGGTAAAGATGAATAACTAAGAGGCTACTTAAAATACTAAAGACTGTGACTGTTTTTCAGTACTGTTGACATATTTGACcgtcttttgtgtgtgtttctgtgcagtgGTGGGTGATAAGGAGCGTGAGAGCGGAACAGTGAACGTGAGGAGCAGAGGGGGTAAACAGCTGGGCAGGAGGCCGACAGAGGAGGTGCTGATGTCCCTCACAAAGCTACGGGACACCAGAAGCAACCTCGATGAGTTTTGATGATGTCCTGGAAATAATGACTCACtgatgaaatgtttgttttacatGTTCAGCCTGTTACACTTTGGCTTTGTCTGAAGAAGCGGCTGGTCAAAGTTGGAATAAAAGTCTATAAAACACTGATGTTTATGTTCTGCACTCATTGCTGATTTTGTCCTTTAATGGAATTTGCTGATTAAACTGTCCTGCAAAGTCCTGCAAAAAAGAgactggagagagagagagggagatttAAGGCTATTTAAGGATCGCCACACTCTTAGAAATAATGGTGCAAACTGGAAGCACAGAGTCCTACCACCTGCTCCCATAGGAGAACCCTTTGTGGTTTCTGCTCCAACCTTTTGTCAACCTTTttagaggaaacataacacaaagGAAATGTGAAAAGTTACACTCGGTCCCGTCTCTGGCAGTACTATCCAACACTCCTTACTCTTTACACAAAAATGTGAGTTATAGTAGGTTGTATCCTCATGGACACACAACCATTTGCAGTATAATCACTGGTAACCAAGAAATTAACACACTTGAAATATGTCGCATAAAAAAGTGaaaccattttattttatacttgTGTTACAGTTTTTGGCTCTTTTTAAGCATCTTTATTACAAACTCACAGtaacaaactttataagatagATGTGTGTACCTGCACCACCCCCACTTTTACttttcagaactgctttaattcttcacgAGAGATTCAAAAtgtgagattttggtccatgctGACGTGATTGTATCACACATGCTGCAggtttgttggctgcacatccatgatgtcaATCTCCTGTTCCACAAAGGTGCtatattggattgagatctggtgactgtggagtcCATTTGTATACATTGAACTCAATGTCATGTTCAAGACACCAGTTTGAGATATGAGCTTTATGACATGATGCGTCATATTTTCTTCCTATCAGCTCGAAGGTCCCTGGTCATTCTCTGACGTCAAAAAAGCATTTTGCCTCAGAAAACTGCCGCTCACGGCATATTTTCTCTAACAAAGTGGCTGATGAATGAATTTCACTAGTGCTACATTTCCATCTTTTCTCTGAGCTTTCTACCCAAAAAGGTTTTACTCTAAAAGACATTCATTAATAatacaatgataataataatacatgctATAATTAACAATTTGCATTCGATGACTCACACATCTATTTAAAAGTCTTGGAACAATGATGGATAACGAGGTCACAGCCCACTTCCTGCTATAAGTGACTCACAAGCCATCTgcaaacaacagagaaaaactGAAAGTCCAACAAAAGCAGTAGGAATGAGAGTGCCTAATAATGGGAACAGTGGAAAAGAACCAACCTGTTTAGAGCCTCCACTGGCACACAGTCCTGGAAAAGTGGGGAAACCCCATAAAGAAACATAAATGATACACCTTTCCACAATAAAAGCCCTCGCCTAGTTCAATGTAAGGAGAGCAGGGTTGAGTCTAGAAAAGCTAAATGAGTGTTAAAATAAACTTATATAAACTGGTATACTGATAAAGGCCATAAGCTAAAATTCCGTGTCCCATCCATGAGCTTGGAAGTACAGATGAAACCCCAGACTCTTCAAATCTCAGTTTTTCTTCTACAGGATGCTTAAAAATGTTCTTTATATAGTTTCTTATGGAGATTATGCAGGTTTAGACTTTAAGGGTGAGTCACTTGGGTGGAGCTACCTGTTGTAAAGGCTAGGGTAGCGGTCCCTTGGGGAAGGACGAGCTGAACTGAAGAGATTATACTGCTGTGGTGTAATCCAAAGGACAACGAGATCTTGGCTGACACCCACCCACAAATGAAACTCCAGCCTTTTTTTTCCCAGGATTCAACATCGCCAATGTCCTTCAGTAGCACGTGGTTGTAGGCAGATTATCAGACCTTTAGGAGGAACCCTTTGCAAACTCGTATATCTAAGGATGTATCAGTGTAATATCAGCATTACTCAGCTACCAATGCAATTTGTTCCCTATAAGCCATCAAACGTGCAAACCTGCTTATATAAGAGTGCACGGTGCTATCTGAGCAGAAAGCCGGGCATACCTTTAAAAGACTGGAAGAAAGGAAGGACACAGAGGGAGATTTGACTAAAATAGGAGAGAGAGCAGCCGTGTCAGggctgtgtgttttcatgtgtgtttAGTGGAAACAGCCCAGTCAAGGTAAAGGTCAAAGGAATtggaggttttttcctttttaattgaGAGAAGGCAGCAGGATGGAAAAGACATCAGTCACAACAGTGACACAGAGGGAGAGTGGGAGGTGTGAGCCCCGAGAGAATAATCTGAGTTGACTGGACAAAAGCAACCGCTTCAACAAAGCACACTGTGAGACAGGTAGAGTGACCGTGTTCAGGTCCTCCCGACATCGCTTAGTGGGCCGCAGAGAGGGAGGCTGGGGCAAATTTGTAAAAGCTCTCTGCTGGAGCTGGTTTGAAAGTATGTTTAAGCGAAGCACAGATCTGACTAGAAGCGAGAGTGCAAACATAGGCAGGTAATTTGAGCATCAAATAGTAAATTAGCTCGTACTTATGTAGAGCTTATTAGAGCACGCAAGACACTTTTTACCACAAGTCTCACTCATGCAGGgacattcacacacagatgGATGCACCGGTGACACCTTAGGGTTCAGTGTGACAGGCTGGAGAAGCTGGGATTCAATTTACTGACCTCCTGAATGATAGACCAcccgctctaccacctgagctgcTGTCACCCCAACAGAGAATGATTCTAATGGGAAAGTTTACCCCATAGACTGCATAGAAACACcattaaacacacttttttttttgccagttagttatttttgcttctttttttgtgctgAGATCTGTGGCCTTTCTAATACAATGGAGGTGAAGGAAATATCCTTTGTTGTGCTAACAGCCTTGAAAAATGACAGCCGCACTGACAGCTCTGCAGAGCTGCACCTATTTCTTGTCACACATCTCTGCCGGTTGTTATTTACAAAAGTAAACATGTCTCATAAGAAACCTGTGGCTGAAAGAGAGCTGTGCTGAGCTGTGGATGCATCCCCGCTGAGACCCAAAAATGATTAtcagacagagcagcagctgaaaTAACAGCTAATGGCTTAAAGAGAAATACAAAGACATAAGACAATAATAAGAAAGCTTAACTTCCATTTGCACTGAGTCAGAATAGGTGAGTGGCAAAACTTTTGGCTGGTGTATGCTTGTAAGAAGTTAAGAATGTTGAATTATAAAAAAGTAAATGTCAATGGTGTCT
This sequence is a window from Oreochromis aureus strain Israel breed Guangdong linkage group 11, ZZ_aureus, whole genome shotgun sequence. Protein-coding genes within it:
- the tars2 gene encoding threonine--tRNA ligase 1, cytoplasmic isoform X2; translated protein: MAVTQLLRLVTCRSTARATLCAQRKYSKVNASPALSERLQIFEALREKRGNGKRFEATEMPLRIRLVDGRIVKGTAGVTTPLYVARSVRLKGALVSKVNGELWELGRPLEADCELQLLGFDTTEGKQAAWRTGACVLGGVLEGMFGAEVCREGTSEFGLFCDYLLDNSSLSLSDVEARCKEAAALKLPLSRLELSIEEVQELFQSSKLRPQFAEEQMNGATVTVYRCGDTIGVCNGPLLPHTGLLTVFKMLQLSSVTLANQTESSGLTRLLGVAFPGEKEKEEWEREQEEARRRDHRRIGTDQELFFFNEVSPGSCFFLPKGAHIYNTLTDFIKCEYRRRGFTEVVTPTLYSTALWERSGHWEHYSENMFTVKSEGSQTYALKPMNCPAHCLMFEQRVRSWRELPLRWADFGALHRNELSGALGGLTRVRRFCQDDAHIFCTPEQLEEEIVTCLDFVRSVYQVFGFSFHCLLSTRPTPCLGEPEQWDTAEQLERSLQQFGERWELNPGDGAFYGPKIDIQIKDAIGRQHQCATIQLDFQLPIRFDLQYVGRDGQLHRPVMIHRAVLGSLERMIAILAENFGGKWPLWLSPAQVAVIPVGGNNESYGRQVVQQFHEAGFMADLNDDEGATLNKKIRSAQLAQYNYIFVVGDKERESGTVNVRSRGGKQLGRRPTEEVLMSLTKLRDTRSNLDEF
- the tars2 gene encoding threonine--tRNA ligase 1, cytoplasmic isoform X3, producing the protein MPLRIRLVDGRIVKGTAGVTTPLYVARSVRLKGALVSKVNGELWELGRPLEADCELQLLGFDTTEGKQAAWRTGACVLGGVLEGMFGAEVCREGTSEFGLFCDYLLDNSSLSLSDVEARCKEAAALKLPLSRLELSIEEVQELFQSSKLRPQFAEEQMNGATVTVYRCGDTIGVCNGPLLPHTGLLTVFKMLQLSSVTLANQTESSGLTRLLGVAFPGEKEKEEWEREQEEARRRDHRRIGTDQELFFFNEVSPGSCFFLPKGAHIYNTLTDFIKCEYRRRGFTEVVTPTLYSTALWERSGHWEHYSENMFTVKSEGSQTYALKPMNCPAHCLMFEQRVRSWRELPLRWADFGALHRNELSGALGGLTRVRRFCQDDAHIFCTPEQLEEEIVTCLDFVRSVYQVFGFSFHCLLSTRPTPCLGEPEQWDTAEQQLERSLQQFGERWELNPGDGAFYGPKIDIQIKDAIGRQHQCATIQLDFQLPIRFDLQYVGRDGQLHRPVMIHRAVLGSLERMIAILAENFGGKWPLWLSPAQVAVIPVGGNNESYGRQVVQQFHEAGFMADLNDDEGATLNKKIRSAQLAQYNYIFVVGDKERESGTVNVRSRGGKQLGRRPTEEVLMSLTKLRDTRSNLDEF
- the tars2 gene encoding threonine--tRNA ligase 1, cytoplasmic isoform X1 gives rise to the protein MAVTQLLRLVTCRSTARATLCAQRKYSKVNASPALSERLQIFEALREKRGNGKRFEATEMPLRIRLVDGRIVKGTAGVTTPLYVARSVRLKGALVSKVNGELWELGRPLEADCELQLLGFDTTEGKQAAWRTGACVLGGVLEGMFGAEVCREGTSEFGLFCDYLLDNSSLSLSDVEARCKEAAALKLPLSRLELSIEEVQELFQSSKLRPQFAEEQMNGATVTVYRCGDTIGVCNGPLLPHTGLLTVFKMLQLSSVTLANQTESSGLTRLLGVAFPGEKEKEEWEREQEEARRRDHRRIGTDQELFFFNEVSPGSCFFLPKGAHIYNTLTDFIKCEYRRRGFTEVVTPTLYSTALWERSGHWEHYSENMFTVKSEGSQTYALKPMNCPAHCLMFEQRVRSWRELPLRWADFGALHRNELSGALGGLTRVRRFCQDDAHIFCTPEQLEEEIVTCLDFVRSVYQVFGFSFHCLLSTRPTPCLGEPEQWDTAEQQLERSLQQFGERWELNPGDGAFYGPKIDIQIKDAIGRQHQCATIQLDFQLPIRFDLQYVGRDGQLHRPVMIHRAVLGSLERMIAILAENFGGKWPLWLSPAQVAVIPVGGNNESYGRQVVQQFHEAGFMADLNDDEGATLNKKIRSAQLAQYNYIFVVGDKERESGTVNVRSRGGKQLGRRPTEEVLMSLTKLRDTRSNLDEF